The following coding sequences are from one Syngnathus acus chromosome 14, fSynAcu1.2, whole genome shotgun sequence window:
- the stard13a gene encoding stAR-related lipid transfer protein 13 isoform X4: MEEYYRRSLRERKKKTPGKSLLLSDAQFPINISAVKRDHDFLDGDLVEPLSRRLNTLNKSASMKLDISHPRKKGEDADEDEPTAISKRWTFEWSSHRWSRLEDILSDGVASSESTLSELSEQELAADTMSVASLSVVSLSASYQLPPSDLPYYNSLPIKGCRRGQTGRSKAKEFLRRMELMRTWGPSTMRKSSKSRPPMVISGPMLQGEEPLALRVLQCTPISQLEQNLAGEDGQTLVSHRGGDLDANLSGMNVSPVGEPPRARTASKRSGESPELSLQGEGLDRQRAHFRSHQNLLIHVPKDHKPGTFPKALSVESLTLGRSSANPAASPSTKSMNLDDIWSGCPPSKPPCPKAQRGSRASVYDNVPGSHLYASTGDLLDLEKEDNLFPHLDDIIQHVCGLQQIVDHWSRSVLADSENSEDGEGRTTPISLNDSHSSGTARDRRDSGVGASLTRPQVRQPTIHRKQLSWSPHISSQSAAQLSLLRRFSLLRLTAIMEKYYVSNKQGWTWSVPKFMKRMKSPDPKDKSVFGVPLMVHVRRCGFPLPLCLQQALAHLRRCGLEQVGLFRKSGVKSRIQVLRQQCDASPDAVNFEEQSAYDVADMLKQFFRDLPEPLLSNKLGQTFLHIYQYVPEKQRLQALRAAILLMADENRQALQTLLCFLCDVAARVDQNQMTAANLAVCLAPSLFHLSLTRSGALSPRSIQRKYASGRPDQKDLDENMAATQGLAHMITECQRLFQIPDEMVSRSYAEAVLAAPPLDELGGVRWEDRDEDEGDDEDEPDDGSYHAHMRKLIRNLVKESRDKSKAWTCRPAGEHVELSCKKVTDGTPLRRWRVSTEVEAAPAEVLHRLLRERPLWQITLEQEEVLEALDKQTDVYQYSCVNMPSQPLSDFVLLRSWRSDPVKGCCALVCVSVDRDHVPRVPTVRAVVLESHYLLEPCGVPTRTRLTHLSRGARSGMVQQGVRPPVLQRGAEDPSLVPRCSRTRPVRTARHKNTSAYRRRR, encoded by the exons ATGGAGGAGTATTACAGAAGATCACttagagaaaggaaaaaaaagactcccGGCAAGTCTCTCCTTCTCTCAGATGCTCAGTTTCCCATCAATATTTCCGCGGTGAAAAGGGACCACGACTTTTTGGATGGAGACCTGGTGGAGCCTCTGTCCCG tcGCCTCAACACACTGAACAAGTCCGCCTCCATGAAACTGGACATCAGCCACCCCAGAAAGAAA GGGGAAGACGCTGACGAAGATGAGCCGACAGCCATCAGCAAACGTTGGACGTTTGAGTGGAGCAGTCACCGCTGGTCCCGCCTGGAGGACATCCTGTCAGACGGCGTGGCGAGCAGCGAGAGCACTCTGAGCGAGCTGAGCGAACAGGAGCTGGCGGCGGACACCATGTCGGTGGCGTCCCTGTCGGTGGTGTCCCTGTCAGCCTCCTACCAGCTGCCACCCAGTGACCTCCCGTACTACAACTCGCTGCCCATCAAAGGGTGCCGCCGCGGACAGACAGGGCGCAGCAAAGCCAAGGAGTTCCTGCGGCGGATGGAGCTGATGCGCACCTGGGGGCCGTCCACCATGCGCAAAAGCTCCAAGAGCAGACCCCCTATGGTCATTAGCGGGCCCATGCTGCAAGGGGAGGAACCGCTGGCCCTGCGGGTCCTGCAATGCACCCCCATCAGCCAGTTAGAGCAAAACCTGGCTGGGGAAGACGGACAAACCTTGGTCAGCCACCGCGGCGGCGACCTTGACGCCAATCTTTCCGGGATGAACGTGAGCCCCGTTGGTGAGCCCCCGAGAGCCCGGACTGCCAGCAAACGAAGCGGTGAGTCCCCGGAGCTCTCGCTCCAGGGCGAGGGGCTTGACAGGCAGAGGGCCCACTTCCGCTCACACCAAAACCTCCTCATCCACGTCCCCAAAGACCATAAGCCGGGCACTTTCCCCAAAGCGCTGTCCGTTGAGAGCCTCACGCTTGGGAGAAGCTCCGCCAACCCGGCCGCTTCTCCGTCGACCAAAAGCATGAACCTGGACGACATCTGGTCAGGCTGTCCGCCATCCAAGCCCCCCTGCCCGAAAGCGCAGAGGGGTAGCAGAGCCAGCGTGTATGACAACGTCCCCGGGTCCCACCTCTACGCCAGCACGGGAGACCTCCTGGACCTGGAGAAAGAGGACAACCTGTTCCCCCACttggatgacatcatccagCATGTCTGTGGCCTGCAGCAGATTGTGGACCACTGGAGCCGCAGTGTGCTCGCCGACAGTGAGAACAGCGAAGACGGCGAGGGCAGGACCACACCCATCTCGCTAAACGATAGCCATTCCAGCGGGACCGCTCGAGACAGAAGGGATTCCGGCGTCGGGGCCTCCTTGACAAGACCTCA GGTGCGCCAGCCCACTATCCATCGCAAGCAACTGTCTTGGTCGCCGCACATCAGCAGCCAGTCGGCCGCTCAGCTCAGCCTGCTGCGCAGGTTCTCCTTGCTGCGTCTCACCGCCATCATGGAGAAGTACTACGTGTCCAACAAGCAAGGCTGGACCTG GTCTGTGCCCAAATTCATGAAGCGTATGAAGTCTCCGGACCCCAAAGACAAGAGCGTGTTTGGGGTCCCACTTATGGTGCACGTCCGCCGGTGCGGCTTCCCACTGCCCCTTTGCCTTCAGCAGGCCCTGGCACACCTCAGGAGGTGCGGTCTGGAACAG GTGGGCCTGTTCCGCAAGTCCGGCGTGAAGTCTCGCATCCAAGTGCTGCGTCAGCAGTGCGACGCCTCGCCCGACGCCGTCAACTTTGAGGAGCAGTCGGCTTACGACGTGGCCGACATGCTCAAGCAGTTCTTCCGGGACCTTCCGGAACCGCTGCTGAGCAACAAGCTGGGCCAAACCTTCCTGCACATCTACCAGT ACGTGCCTGAGAAGCAGCGTCTGCAGGCGCTGCGAGCGGCCATCTTGCTGATGGCGGACGAGAACCGGCAGGCGCTACAGACGCTGCTCTGCTTTTTGTGCGACGTGGCGGCTCGGGTGGACCAAAACCAGATGACTGCTGCCAATCTCGCTGTCTGCCTGGCGCCGTCCCTCTTCCACCTCAGCCTGACCAGGAGCGGCGCGCTCTCACCCAG GTCCATCCAGCGAAAGTACGCCAGTGGCCGACCCGATCAGAAAGACTTGGACGAGAACATGGCCGCCACTCAAGGCCTGGCTCACATGATCACCGAGTGTCAGCGCCTTTTTCAG ATCCCGGACGAGATGGTAAGCCGGTCCTACGCGGAAGCCGTGCTTGCGGCGCCACCGCTGGACGAGCTGGGTGGGGTGCGTTGGGAGGACAGGGATGAAGACGAGGGGGACGATGAGGATGAGCCAGACGATGGATCCTACCATGCGCACATGCGCAAGCTGATCCGCAACCTTGTCAAAGAGAGCCGAGACAAGAGTAAAGCCTGGACATGTCGACCGGCGGGAGAACATGTGGAACTGTCCTGCAAAAAG GTGACTGATGGTACCCCTCTTCGGCGTTGGCGCGTCAGCACGGAGGTGGAGGCCGCACCCGCTGAGGTTCTTCACCGGCTGCTGCGAGAGCGGCCCCTCTGGCAGATAACGCTTGAGCAGGAAGAAGTCTTGGAAGCGCTGGACAAGCAAACGGACGTGTACCAGTACTCCTGTGTCAACATGCCGTCACAGCCCCTCTCGGACTTTGTGCTGCTCAG GTCATGGCGTTCAGACCCCGTGAAAGGTTGCTGTGCgttggtgtgtgtgtcggtGGATCGCGACCATGTCCCGCGTGTGCCGACAGTACGGGCTGTGGTCCTGGAGTCCCATTACCTGCTGGAGCCCTGCGGTGTGCCGACCAGAACCAGACTGACACACTTGTCCAGG GGGGCGCGCTCCGGAATGGTACAACAAGGCGTACGGCCACCTGTGCTCCAACGAGGCGCAGAGGATCCGAGCCTCGTTCCTCGGTGCAGTAGAACCCGGCCGGTAAGAACTGCACGGCACAAGAACACGTCTGCGTACCGTCGCCGTCGGTAG
- the stard13a gene encoding stAR-related lipid transfer protein 13 isoform X3: MTSTRKTATLHMRRSISEQLRESTGKAWNLLWRNVRERRLAELEAKEACDWLRAAGFPQYAQLYEDAQFPINISAVKRDHDFLDGDLVEPLSRRLNTLNKSASMKLDISHPRKKGEDADEDEPTAISKRWTFEWSSHRWSRLEDILSDGVASSESTLSELSEQELAADTMSVASLSVVSLSASYQLPPSDLPYYNSLPIKGCRRGQTGRSKAKEFLRRMELMRTWGPSTMRKSSKSRPPMVISGPMLQGEEPLALRVLQCTPISQLEQNLAGEDGQTLVSHRGGDLDANLSGMNVSPVGEPPRARTASKRSGESPELSLQGEGLDRQRAHFRSHQNLLIHVPKDHKPGTFPKALSVESLTLGRSSANPAASPSTKSMNLDDIWSGCPPSKPPCPKAQRGSRASVYDNVPGSHLYASTGDLLDLEKEDNLFPHLDDIIQHVCGLQQIVDHWSRSVLADSENSEDGEGRTTPISLNDSHSSGTARDRRDSGVGASLTRPQVRQPTIHRKQLSWSPHISSQSAAQLSLLRRFSLLRLTAIMEKYYVSNKQGWTWSVPKFMKRMKSPDPKDKSVFGVPLMVHVRRCGFPLPLCLQQALAHLRRCGLEQVGLFRKSGVKSRIQVLRQQCDASPDAVNFEEQSAYDVADMLKQFFRDLPEPLLSNKLGQTFLHIYQYVPEKQRLQALRAAILLMADENRQALQTLLCFLCDVAARVDQNQMTAANLAVCLAPSLFHLSLTRSGALSPRSIQRKYASGRPDQKDLDENMAATQGLAHMITECQRLFQIPDEMVSRSYAEAVLAAPPLDELGGVRWEDRDEDEGDDEDEPDDGSYHAHMRKLIRNLVKESRDKSKAWTCRPAGEHVELSCKKVTDGTPLRRWRVSTEVEAAPAEVLHRLLRERPLWQITLEQEEVLEALDKQTDVYQYSCVNMPSQPLSDFVLLRSWRSDPVKGCCALVCVSVDRDHVPRVPTVRAVVLESHYLLEPCGVPTRTRLTHLSRGARSGMVQQGVRPPVLQRGAEDPSLVPRCSRTRPVRTARHKNTSAYRRRR, encoded by the exons AGCTGGAGGCCAAGGAGGCGTGCGATTGGCTGAGAGCTGCCGGATTCCCTCAGTATGCGCAGCTGTACGAAG ATGCTCAGTTTCCCATCAATATTTCCGCGGTGAAAAGGGACCACGACTTTTTGGATGGAGACCTGGTGGAGCCTCTGTCCCG tcGCCTCAACACACTGAACAAGTCCGCCTCCATGAAACTGGACATCAGCCACCCCAGAAAGAAA GGGGAAGACGCTGACGAAGATGAGCCGACAGCCATCAGCAAACGTTGGACGTTTGAGTGGAGCAGTCACCGCTGGTCCCGCCTGGAGGACATCCTGTCAGACGGCGTGGCGAGCAGCGAGAGCACTCTGAGCGAGCTGAGCGAACAGGAGCTGGCGGCGGACACCATGTCGGTGGCGTCCCTGTCGGTGGTGTCCCTGTCAGCCTCCTACCAGCTGCCACCCAGTGACCTCCCGTACTACAACTCGCTGCCCATCAAAGGGTGCCGCCGCGGACAGACAGGGCGCAGCAAAGCCAAGGAGTTCCTGCGGCGGATGGAGCTGATGCGCACCTGGGGGCCGTCCACCATGCGCAAAAGCTCCAAGAGCAGACCCCCTATGGTCATTAGCGGGCCCATGCTGCAAGGGGAGGAACCGCTGGCCCTGCGGGTCCTGCAATGCACCCCCATCAGCCAGTTAGAGCAAAACCTGGCTGGGGAAGACGGACAAACCTTGGTCAGCCACCGCGGCGGCGACCTTGACGCCAATCTTTCCGGGATGAACGTGAGCCCCGTTGGTGAGCCCCCGAGAGCCCGGACTGCCAGCAAACGAAGCGGTGAGTCCCCGGAGCTCTCGCTCCAGGGCGAGGGGCTTGACAGGCAGAGGGCCCACTTCCGCTCACACCAAAACCTCCTCATCCACGTCCCCAAAGACCATAAGCCGGGCACTTTCCCCAAAGCGCTGTCCGTTGAGAGCCTCACGCTTGGGAGAAGCTCCGCCAACCCGGCCGCTTCTCCGTCGACCAAAAGCATGAACCTGGACGACATCTGGTCAGGCTGTCCGCCATCCAAGCCCCCCTGCCCGAAAGCGCAGAGGGGTAGCAGAGCCAGCGTGTATGACAACGTCCCCGGGTCCCACCTCTACGCCAGCACGGGAGACCTCCTGGACCTGGAGAAAGAGGACAACCTGTTCCCCCACttggatgacatcatccagCATGTCTGTGGCCTGCAGCAGATTGTGGACCACTGGAGCCGCAGTGTGCTCGCCGACAGTGAGAACAGCGAAGACGGCGAGGGCAGGACCACACCCATCTCGCTAAACGATAGCCATTCCAGCGGGACCGCTCGAGACAGAAGGGATTCCGGCGTCGGGGCCTCCTTGACAAGACCTCA GGTGCGCCAGCCCACTATCCATCGCAAGCAACTGTCTTGGTCGCCGCACATCAGCAGCCAGTCGGCCGCTCAGCTCAGCCTGCTGCGCAGGTTCTCCTTGCTGCGTCTCACCGCCATCATGGAGAAGTACTACGTGTCCAACAAGCAAGGCTGGACCTG GTCTGTGCCCAAATTCATGAAGCGTATGAAGTCTCCGGACCCCAAAGACAAGAGCGTGTTTGGGGTCCCACTTATGGTGCACGTCCGCCGGTGCGGCTTCCCACTGCCCCTTTGCCTTCAGCAGGCCCTGGCACACCTCAGGAGGTGCGGTCTGGAACAG GTGGGCCTGTTCCGCAAGTCCGGCGTGAAGTCTCGCATCCAAGTGCTGCGTCAGCAGTGCGACGCCTCGCCCGACGCCGTCAACTTTGAGGAGCAGTCGGCTTACGACGTGGCCGACATGCTCAAGCAGTTCTTCCGGGACCTTCCGGAACCGCTGCTGAGCAACAAGCTGGGCCAAACCTTCCTGCACATCTACCAGT ACGTGCCTGAGAAGCAGCGTCTGCAGGCGCTGCGAGCGGCCATCTTGCTGATGGCGGACGAGAACCGGCAGGCGCTACAGACGCTGCTCTGCTTTTTGTGCGACGTGGCGGCTCGGGTGGACCAAAACCAGATGACTGCTGCCAATCTCGCTGTCTGCCTGGCGCCGTCCCTCTTCCACCTCAGCCTGACCAGGAGCGGCGCGCTCTCACCCAG GTCCATCCAGCGAAAGTACGCCAGTGGCCGACCCGATCAGAAAGACTTGGACGAGAACATGGCCGCCACTCAAGGCCTGGCTCACATGATCACCGAGTGTCAGCGCCTTTTTCAG ATCCCGGACGAGATGGTAAGCCGGTCCTACGCGGAAGCCGTGCTTGCGGCGCCACCGCTGGACGAGCTGGGTGGGGTGCGTTGGGAGGACAGGGATGAAGACGAGGGGGACGATGAGGATGAGCCAGACGATGGATCCTACCATGCGCACATGCGCAAGCTGATCCGCAACCTTGTCAAAGAGAGCCGAGACAAGAGTAAAGCCTGGACATGTCGACCGGCGGGAGAACATGTGGAACTGTCCTGCAAAAAG GTGACTGATGGTACCCCTCTTCGGCGTTGGCGCGTCAGCACGGAGGTGGAGGCCGCACCCGCTGAGGTTCTTCACCGGCTGCTGCGAGAGCGGCCCCTCTGGCAGATAACGCTTGAGCAGGAAGAAGTCTTGGAAGCGCTGGACAAGCAAACGGACGTGTACCAGTACTCCTGTGTCAACATGCCGTCACAGCCCCTCTCGGACTTTGTGCTGCTCAG GTCATGGCGTTCAGACCCCGTGAAAGGTTGCTGTGCgttggtgtgtgtgtcggtGGATCGCGACCATGTCCCGCGTGTGCCGACAGTACGGGCTGTGGTCCTGGAGTCCCATTACCTGCTGGAGCCCTGCGGTGTGCCGACCAGAACCAGACTGACACACTTGTCCAGG GGGGCGCGCTCCGGAATGGTACAACAAGGCGTACGGCCACCTGTGCTCCAACGAGGCGCAGAGGATCCGAGCCTCGTTCCTCGGTGCAGTAGAACCCGGCCGGTAAGAACTGCACGGCACAAGAACACGTCTGCGTACCGTCGCCGTCGGTAG
- the stard13a gene encoding stAR-related lipid transfer protein 13 isoform X5, with the protein MPSFIYAQFPINISAVKRDHDFLDGDLVEPLSRRLNTLNKSASMKLDISHPRKKGEDADEDEPTAISKRWTFEWSSHRWSRLEDILSDGVASSESTLSELSEQELAADTMSVASLSVVSLSASYQLPPSDLPYYNSLPIKGCRRGQTGRSKAKEFLRRMELMRTWGPSTMRKSSKSRPPMVISGPMLQGEEPLALRVLQCTPISQLEQNLAGEDGQTLVSHRGGDLDANLSGMNVSPVGEPPRARTASKRSGESPELSLQGEGLDRQRAHFRSHQNLLIHVPKDHKPGTFPKALSVESLTLGRSSANPAASPSTKSMNLDDIWSGCPPSKPPCPKAQRGSRASVYDNVPGSHLYASTGDLLDLEKEDNLFPHLDDIIQHVCGLQQIVDHWSRSVLADSENSEDGEGRTTPISLNDSHSSGTARDRRDSGVGASLTRPQVRQPTIHRKQLSWSPHISSQSAAQLSLLRRFSLLRLTAIMEKYYVSNKQGWTWSVPKFMKRMKSPDPKDKSVFGVPLMVHVRRCGFPLPLCLQQALAHLRRCGLEQVGLFRKSGVKSRIQVLRQQCDASPDAVNFEEQSAYDVADMLKQFFRDLPEPLLSNKLGQTFLHIYQYVPEKQRLQALRAAILLMADENRQALQTLLCFLCDVAARVDQNQMTAANLAVCLAPSLFHLSLTRSGALSPRSIQRKYASGRPDQKDLDENMAATQGLAHMITECQRLFQIPDEMVSRSYAEAVLAAPPLDELGGVRWEDRDEDEGDDEDEPDDGSYHAHMRKLIRNLVKESRDKSKAWTCRPAGEHVELSCKKVTDGTPLRRWRVSTEVEAAPAEVLHRLLRERPLWQITLEQEEVLEALDKQTDVYQYSCVNMPSQPLSDFVLLRSWRSDPVKGCCALVCVSVDRDHVPRVPTVRAVVLESHYLLEPCGVPTRTRLTHLSRGARSGMVQQGVRPPVLQRGAEDPSLVPRCSRTRPVRTARHKNTSAYRRRR; encoded by the exons ATGCCGTCGTTCATTT ATGCTCAGTTTCCCATCAATATTTCCGCGGTGAAAAGGGACCACGACTTTTTGGATGGAGACCTGGTGGAGCCTCTGTCCCG tcGCCTCAACACACTGAACAAGTCCGCCTCCATGAAACTGGACATCAGCCACCCCAGAAAGAAA GGGGAAGACGCTGACGAAGATGAGCCGACAGCCATCAGCAAACGTTGGACGTTTGAGTGGAGCAGTCACCGCTGGTCCCGCCTGGAGGACATCCTGTCAGACGGCGTGGCGAGCAGCGAGAGCACTCTGAGCGAGCTGAGCGAACAGGAGCTGGCGGCGGACACCATGTCGGTGGCGTCCCTGTCGGTGGTGTCCCTGTCAGCCTCCTACCAGCTGCCACCCAGTGACCTCCCGTACTACAACTCGCTGCCCATCAAAGGGTGCCGCCGCGGACAGACAGGGCGCAGCAAAGCCAAGGAGTTCCTGCGGCGGATGGAGCTGATGCGCACCTGGGGGCCGTCCACCATGCGCAAAAGCTCCAAGAGCAGACCCCCTATGGTCATTAGCGGGCCCATGCTGCAAGGGGAGGAACCGCTGGCCCTGCGGGTCCTGCAATGCACCCCCATCAGCCAGTTAGAGCAAAACCTGGCTGGGGAAGACGGACAAACCTTGGTCAGCCACCGCGGCGGCGACCTTGACGCCAATCTTTCCGGGATGAACGTGAGCCCCGTTGGTGAGCCCCCGAGAGCCCGGACTGCCAGCAAACGAAGCGGTGAGTCCCCGGAGCTCTCGCTCCAGGGCGAGGGGCTTGACAGGCAGAGGGCCCACTTCCGCTCACACCAAAACCTCCTCATCCACGTCCCCAAAGACCATAAGCCGGGCACTTTCCCCAAAGCGCTGTCCGTTGAGAGCCTCACGCTTGGGAGAAGCTCCGCCAACCCGGCCGCTTCTCCGTCGACCAAAAGCATGAACCTGGACGACATCTGGTCAGGCTGTCCGCCATCCAAGCCCCCCTGCCCGAAAGCGCAGAGGGGTAGCAGAGCCAGCGTGTATGACAACGTCCCCGGGTCCCACCTCTACGCCAGCACGGGAGACCTCCTGGACCTGGAGAAAGAGGACAACCTGTTCCCCCACttggatgacatcatccagCATGTCTGTGGCCTGCAGCAGATTGTGGACCACTGGAGCCGCAGTGTGCTCGCCGACAGTGAGAACAGCGAAGACGGCGAGGGCAGGACCACACCCATCTCGCTAAACGATAGCCATTCCAGCGGGACCGCTCGAGACAGAAGGGATTCCGGCGTCGGGGCCTCCTTGACAAGACCTCA GGTGCGCCAGCCCACTATCCATCGCAAGCAACTGTCTTGGTCGCCGCACATCAGCAGCCAGTCGGCCGCTCAGCTCAGCCTGCTGCGCAGGTTCTCCTTGCTGCGTCTCACCGCCATCATGGAGAAGTACTACGTGTCCAACAAGCAAGGCTGGACCTG GTCTGTGCCCAAATTCATGAAGCGTATGAAGTCTCCGGACCCCAAAGACAAGAGCGTGTTTGGGGTCCCACTTATGGTGCACGTCCGCCGGTGCGGCTTCCCACTGCCCCTTTGCCTTCAGCAGGCCCTGGCACACCTCAGGAGGTGCGGTCTGGAACAG GTGGGCCTGTTCCGCAAGTCCGGCGTGAAGTCTCGCATCCAAGTGCTGCGTCAGCAGTGCGACGCCTCGCCCGACGCCGTCAACTTTGAGGAGCAGTCGGCTTACGACGTGGCCGACATGCTCAAGCAGTTCTTCCGGGACCTTCCGGAACCGCTGCTGAGCAACAAGCTGGGCCAAACCTTCCTGCACATCTACCAGT ACGTGCCTGAGAAGCAGCGTCTGCAGGCGCTGCGAGCGGCCATCTTGCTGATGGCGGACGAGAACCGGCAGGCGCTACAGACGCTGCTCTGCTTTTTGTGCGACGTGGCGGCTCGGGTGGACCAAAACCAGATGACTGCTGCCAATCTCGCTGTCTGCCTGGCGCCGTCCCTCTTCCACCTCAGCCTGACCAGGAGCGGCGCGCTCTCACCCAG GTCCATCCAGCGAAAGTACGCCAGTGGCCGACCCGATCAGAAAGACTTGGACGAGAACATGGCCGCCACTCAAGGCCTGGCTCACATGATCACCGAGTGTCAGCGCCTTTTTCAG ATCCCGGACGAGATGGTAAGCCGGTCCTACGCGGAAGCCGTGCTTGCGGCGCCACCGCTGGACGAGCTGGGTGGGGTGCGTTGGGAGGACAGGGATGAAGACGAGGGGGACGATGAGGATGAGCCAGACGATGGATCCTACCATGCGCACATGCGCAAGCTGATCCGCAACCTTGTCAAAGAGAGCCGAGACAAGAGTAAAGCCTGGACATGTCGACCGGCGGGAGAACATGTGGAACTGTCCTGCAAAAAG GTGACTGATGGTACCCCTCTTCGGCGTTGGCGCGTCAGCACGGAGGTGGAGGCCGCACCCGCTGAGGTTCTTCACCGGCTGCTGCGAGAGCGGCCCCTCTGGCAGATAACGCTTGAGCAGGAAGAAGTCTTGGAAGCGCTGGACAAGCAAACGGACGTGTACCAGTACTCCTGTGTCAACATGCCGTCACAGCCCCTCTCGGACTTTGTGCTGCTCAG GTCATGGCGTTCAGACCCCGTGAAAGGTTGCTGTGCgttggtgtgtgtgtcggtGGATCGCGACCATGTCCCGCGTGTGCCGACAGTACGGGCTGTGGTCCTGGAGTCCCATTACCTGCTGGAGCCCTGCGGTGTGCCGACCAGAACCAGACTGACACACTTGTCCAGG GGGGCGCGCTCCGGAATGGTACAACAAGGCGTACGGCCACCTGTGCTCCAACGAGGCGCAGAGGATCCGAGCCTCGTTCCTCGGTGCAGTAGAACCCGGCCGGTAAGAACTGCACGGCACAAGAACACGTCTGCGTACCGTCGCCGTCGGTAG